From Hippoglossus stenolepis isolate QCI-W04-F060 chromosome 4, HSTE1.2, whole genome shotgun sequence, a single genomic window includes:
- the c1qtnf5 gene encoding complement C1q tumor necrosis factor-related protein 5 yields the protein MTSLGWLSLLHSLLVLQVHWSNQLEDNKIPPSLCTGHPGIPGSPGVHGSAGQPGRDGRDGRDAAPAERGEKGDRGDSGETGARGLTGDNGDLGQKGERGQQGECAVAPKSAFSAKLSEGHTLPLTVGDALCFDKILLNEQGDYSTETGRFTCKVPGVYYFSVHATVYRASLQFDLMKNGHTVASYFQYYGNWPKPGSLSGGSLLHLVPGDQVWVQMALSEYNGFYSSTKTDSTFTGFLVYSEWKNSAVFA from the exons ATGACCTCACTCGGGTGGTTATCCTTGTTGCACTCACTCCTTGTCCTACAAGTCCACTGGTCCAACCAGTTAGAGGACAACAAGATCCCACCCAGTCTGTGTACGGGTCACCCTGGTATCCCGGGCTCTCCTGGAGTTCATGGCAGTGCTGGTCAGCCAGGAAGAGATGGGAGGGACGGGAGAGATGCTGCTCCCGccgagaggggagagaaaggggaCAGGGGAgactcag GTGAGACAGGAGCACGGGGCCTGACCGGAGACAATGGCGACCTAGGGCAGAAGGGGGAGAGGGGCCAACAAGGCGAGTGCGCCGTGGCCCCCAAATCAGCCTTCAGTGCCAAACTATCTGAGGGCCACACTCTACCCCTCACTGTGGGCGACGCTCTGTGCTTTGACAAGATCCTGCTGAATGAACAGGGCGACTACAGCACTGAGACCGGACGCTTCACCTGCAAAGTCCCTGGAGTGTATTACTTCAGCGTCCACGCCACAGTTTACCGTGCCAGCCTGCAGTTTGACCTGATGAAGAACGGACACACGGTGGCATCTTATTTTCAGTATTATGGAAACTGGCCCAAACCGGGGTCACTGTCTGGCGGCTCCCTGCTCCACCTTGTCCCTGGTGACCAGGTGTGGGTCCAGATGGCTCTGTCAGAGTACAACGGGTTTTACTCCAGCACCAAGACAGACAGCACCTTCACCGGCTTCCTGGTGTACTCCGAATGGAAGaactctgctgtgtttgcatgA